Sequence from the Priestia megaterium genome:
TCCCCTTTTTCCAATCTGTCAAAACGAGATGAACACAGCCTTTTTGTTAGCGCTTTCATATGAGTTTGTGCTAAAAGACAGCTAGGCTGTATATTTGTATTCTATCACCTTTCTCTCACTTTTCTTTTGTCGAAAAACAAAAAAATTATCTTATCATTTTGTTTAAATGTACAATTAGACGTAGACACTGCTATTTTAATATGTATTTATTATTGCACCTAAGTAATAGTATTTTAAAAAAATAGAAAAACGCCGACTCAACTCCGTCAGCGCATCGTTCATTTTATGCTTTTTATAAAAACTAGCATTTATCTCGCGGGTTCAAAAGTTTTACAGCCAGGTTCTTCCGTTTCAGAAACATGGTGACTACTTTCAGGACTCACAACGTAAATGGACTCTGCACTGCATTTATTTCCAGATTTCCAATACATGCACTCATTCACTTCACATAATACACCTTGGGCCACTGTTATCCCTCCTTTGCTTGTCTTATCTATTTACTACCCGAAATATAACGATTCTAACATTTTCACGCAAAAAAACCGCTTGTTTATCAAGCGGATCTTTTTATTGCGTGTGTTCAACATACTGTTTTTTAGCTAAATATAACTCACGGCTCAGCGTGATCCGCCGTTCTCTCAAGTGCCTTAATTTAGCCTGAAATTGTTCGTTAGTTGGCTCTTCTTGAATCAAGCGATACGTAAAAGAAATATCTTCATTTAACTGTTTAAAATCTTCCCATATCTCTTGAACTAGGGCGGATTGTTTTTCTTCAAATGAACGATTTTGCTGCGTTTTTAGCGCGGCTAAGATTTCCTGCTGCCACGTTTCGTCTTTTATTTCTTTTGCTAATAAGTATAGATCTAAATAATCATCAATGCATAAAGCCGTTTGTATATTGTTCAATGTCATCACCTTTTCTATACGAAATGTTTCTTCCTAAGAAGAGGGTTTCATCATAGAAAAAGATTCCTCTCCTTATCTGTCAGAGCTAGGCTATGCTGGAATTAGCACCATTCAATAATTGTGGTTGCTGAGGCTTCAAAGGGCCAGTCCCTCCACCTCTCTAGATAAGAATATTTCGTTTTTAAATTATTTCTGACTATTCTAATATGTTTTATAGGTTATGTCAATAGCTTTTCAATAAAAAGAAAAAAGAAGTAAAATATGGTATGCTTTCATAAAGGATGGTGAGCACATGAAACGATATATGTTATCTGCTTTTTTGGGAAGCTTGCTGCTGCTTCTCAGCATTGCCTTTTCATCTACTTTCCATATTGCAATTGTCAAAACAACCGGAAGCATTGGAGGGATTATTTTAGCAGCGGCGGCTTTGATTATGAACGCGCTTGAAGATCCCCCCTCCTCCGATAATACAGGTGGAGGAGCCGTTGAAGTACTAGATAAAGGCGCCGTTTGGGCTACTTATTTACTTTTACTTTCATTACCAAACCTCATCGCATGTATAACATCTTATGTTTTATGGACTCGCTGACATTCACCAACGTTACGGACGTTTTACCACCTGCAGGCTCATTGATATTTGTTTATCTACAAATCCAAGTTCACGATACACATGCTGTGCAAAATTCCCAGCATGAACGCTGAGTCTGATTTCAGGATATCCTTTGATAGACAATTCATTGATTGCTTTTTGCATTAACGGCTTGGCTAGACCTTGCCCGCGGTATTCTGTTACAACATATAACTCGTAGATAAAGCCAATTTCTGCTTTTGAAAAAAAGTCGGCAGATGGACCGACAAGAACCCAGCCTGCGAGTTTATTTTCTTGTCTAGATACTAAATAATAACACCCTTTTTTAAGGGCATCATCAATTAGTTCATTTACGCGTTCAGTTGACGGTTGAAACTGATGCGTTGTTCCTTCAAACAGCGCATCAGCAGATTTCATCCGAATTTCCTGTATTTCTTCTTTAGTAGCTTTTGCAATCATTACGGATCTCTCCTTTCGTGTTCGTTTTCTACATGCACAAATGAATTCCTGCAAAAAAAGATCTGGGACATAACTACATCAATCCACTCGAAAGATGAACAAATGGGATACATGATCTCGTATGGATCGCTTGTTATACCGCTGTCGATTTCCGTGCAAGACTTCACTTTCCACGGGCGGGCGGTGAGCCTCCTCGTCGCTTGCGCTCCTGCGGGGTCTCATCCCTTCCGCTTCTCCCGCAGGAGTCTTCGCCTTGCCCTCCAATCAACTGCTAGAAGCCACTACATACATGAAATCTACGTTCGGATTTCCCTTCAATAAAACTACTTTTGCCCCAACCTCTTTTATTTAAATTCAAAATGCTCTTGATGATTACCTTGTTTGTCCGTCCAGTTAATCATGATGTCTAAGCTTGCTGCTTTTCCAGGAACAGCAAAATTCGCATAGCGAAAACGCTGACCGCTTTTGCTTAAATTAGACCTTTCAACAGGAGAAAACAAGCTGTATTTCGCCTTATTTTTTCCTTCGTGCCGAAAAGCTTGAACCTGCACGCGCTCTACGTCTTTTCCAATATTTTCAACGGTTAATCCATATGTATGATAGACGTTATTTTTCCACTTTAGCTGATTATCTCCCGTCATGCTCGCTTTTGTCAGTTCAACCGACCATTGTTCAGATGATTTCTTCATTGGAAGCTTCTCAATCGAAAGAGCGCTGACATGAATGGCTGCAAAAGCAAGCCAAACAAAACAAAAAGTGCTGACTGTATAAAATAGTCTTTTCATAGATTTTGATCTCCTTAGAAATTTTAGTAGTAGCATCTCCTGTTCACTTAAAAATTATGATAAACGCCTTAACAAAAAAAGCCTCTCCATTTAGGAGAAGCTTCTTAAATTAATGCATAAGCAAATCTTTTTGTTTGTCTAATGAGTGTTTTGTATATAAATCTCTTTCAATCGCATATTTAGGACGCTGTTTCACTTCGTTGAAAATCTTGCCAATGTATTCTCCGACAAGACCCACTCCCATTAGCTGCAGGCCGCCTACAAGCCAAATCGATAAAATAAGAGACGTCCAGCCGATTTGCGTATGATCTAAATATTTTTGAATCAGCGCATAAATACCAAACGCAATACTAAAGAGAAAAGAAGCTCCTCCAAGCAGCGTCAATAAGCGTATCGGCGCTACGCTAAAAGATGTAATCCCATCAAATGCAAAAGCGAGCATTTTCTTTAGCGGATATTTTGATTCGCCCGCCGTCCGTTCTTTGCGGTCATATGTGACTTCCGTGGAGCGAAATCCTACTAACGGTACAAGGCCTCGTAAAAAAACGTTTCCTTCTTTATATTTCATGAGTTCGCCAAGAGCACGTTTGCTCATGAGACGAAAATCAGCGTGATTTTGAACGAGCTGAATTCCCAGCTTATTCATAAAACGGTAAAACCCTACTGCCGTAGTTCGTTTAAAAAATGTATCGGTTTCTCTGCTGTCTCGAACACCATATACGACTTCATACCCGAGCCAATATTTCTCTACAAAAGTACGAATAACGTTGATATCATCTTGCAAATCTGCGTCAATGGAAATGACGCAGTCAGATTGCTTATGGGCTGCTTCTAGTCCTGCCAGCAAAGCATTTTGATGTCCTACATTTCGCGCTAGCTTTAACCCTTTTACAAATAAATTACTGCAGCTTTCTTTTTCAATAAGCGACCACGTGCTGTCTTTGCTTCCATCGTCTACAAATAGAATGGTACTTTCACTTGATACAAGACGTTCATTTATCAGTTCTTTTACTACAGTAGTTAATTGAAAAGATGTTTCTGTGAATACTTCTTCTTCGTTGTAACATGGAACAACAATCGTTAAAATAGGTCTGTTCATGTTATTGCCCCCTTACTTTGCTTCATATACATACACTTTCCAAGCGGACTGTTTATCGTTAAACGCTTTTAAAAAGTGCAAACCGTCCCCTTCAGCATTTTCGATTGGCACAGCTGAAAAGATATAGCGACCGCCCATTTTTTTAAATTGGCTGATATTAAGCTGCAAATGACGGATTTTTTTCGTTGAGTCTTTTCGGTAATCATATTTTTTCCCTAGCTGGCTAACAAACACATAGCAGCGGTTGCCCCAGTGATCATAGTAGCTTTCTAACTTTTTATTCTTATCAAGCTCTTTGGCAATGATTTTGCGAAACTCATGTTTATACGTTAACGGATAGAAGTTGTTATACGTATCTAGCGTATAAAAGCCGTTATACTGAGCAATTGATGGATGAAGCCCAATGCTTGCTACCCGATAAGATGATTTAGGTTTTCCTATATATCTGCTGATTTCATCGAATTGATGGACAGCATAAAATTCTTTAAACGACGGCTCGTGATTGTAGCGATAATAAAGCTCAGGGTTCGCTATAAATAACACAAGCAGCTGTAAAACCAAACACACCCACACAAACTTTTTCCACGTCTTGCCCCGTTTCCATAAAACATAGCCGCCAACTGCAAACATCAAATAAATAATGAGCGGGCGTAAAAAATGAAATCTAGCAAAGTTAAACGTATTTAAAAGCTGAAATTTTTCTTTTAGCGGCTCCCATCCTTTATAAAACCAAAACGCATACCAAATCGACAGTAGTAGATTAAGAATAAATAACTGCAAAAACGTTTTTTCAAGCTTTCCCTTCTGATTCCGAGCGACAATCCACAGTACAATAAAAGAAAGCGGTAAAATTACAAAGGTATGAAGCGTCATTACATGTGTATGCCCAAGCGTATAGTTCTTTAAAGCAAGGCGAATGGAATGTCCGAAACTTAGAGTAGAGCTTAAAAATTCATTTCGACTCGTCGGGGCCTCCGGAAATAAAAGAGAATCAACAAGCCGGTATTCAATGAGCAGAAAGACAGCGGTCATCGCTGCAATACTGCTTAAAAAAGGAATATTCCACGCTCGTTTTTTAACTGCATCTCTTAGCCATAGCAGCCCCATCGCCGCTAAAAAGAAGAAAAAACCTAGCACAAAACTCGCGTAAAACGGAAGCAATAAAAGAGTAAGCCATTCCTTCCACGTTCCTTCACGGTTTCGAATGGTTAAAAACGCCCACAGTGCCAGCGGTTGTCCTAATGTACTCAGCATGCCCGAAGGCCAAAAAGGAGTAAGTGCAAAAGCAAGTGATACAAGCACTCGAATCGCATAAGCATCCTCGCTTTTGAGAAAATGCTTTTTTAATAATAAGTACATTCCAATTAAAGCAAATACGCGCGTGATCGTTTGACTCAGGCTGTACGCAAGCATGGTCGGGAATAAACCATACAGCCACTGAATACCGCTAAATTCTGTTCCAAACGTATTCCTCGGCAATCCGTTAATAATTTGAGGTAATACGGCATGACTGGAGCCAAACAGCTCTCCGCTTCGATGCAGAACTTTATACCACGTAATATTTGAGTCTAAATTATCGTGCACGCGTATATGTGAATTTTCCCCGAGCAAAAACATAGGGGATACATACGCAAGCAGCAAAAGGAAAGCGATAATAAGCAATGTTTTTTCTTTATTCATAGCTGTTTCTTTCTTCATAGCTGTTTCTTTCTTCATAGCTGTTTCTTTCTTCATAGCTGTTTCTTTCTTCATCTGTTAACACCTATTTCCATTTCATAATTGCTAGAAGCTAATCGTGTATGACGACTGCTTCTTTGTTTGCATTGAATACAAAGTATTTTTGACCCGTATAATTTAAAAGCGTGTACAGACCTGTTCCAATTAATATACCGACGTCTTTTTTGAACGGACGCACAGCAGCAGGAAGTTGGTGCAATAACCAGCTGGAGAACTGCAGTCCAATATAGTAAGATAAACCGTAGCAAACGCCAATAACCAAAATAAAACGCAGTATGCTTTTAGATAAATGAACTCCGCTTTTAAACGTAAATATTCGATTTAATACGTAGCTGACGACTGCTCCTGCTGCGTTTCCGATAAACGTTGCTGCCCAGTAGTGATGAAAAATATGAAGCAACACATACATAATGGAAAGACCTACTGCTGTATTGACCAGCCCTACTACTAAAAAACGTAAAAAAGATCCTTTCATACAAACTCCTTTTGATTTTTGATACTTTCATTAAAATTACATATTATGACTTTAAATACAGTTTCAGTGTAGCAACTCCACTTAAAAATCTAATGAAAATAACATTAAAAACAGATGAAAAAAAGCTAAAAGAATAAATAAAAATCAGGATTCTTTTAGCTATTTAGTAGAGCCTTCAATGATTAATTTTTGGTCGCTTTGATTGTCAAACGCATCCACTGCCGCTACTTCTATTTGATACGCAGTATGAGGCTGCAAACCCGATAATGGAAGACTTAGAACATCCGGAACAGGATCGCTGTAATATTGAGAAAATGCA
This genomic interval carries:
- a CDS encoding DUF1540 domain-containing protein, giving the protein MAQGVLCEVNECMYWKSGNKCSAESIYVVSPESSHHVSETEEPGCKTFEPAR
- a CDS encoding GNAT family N-acetyltransferase, with the translated sequence MIAKATKEEIQEIRMKSADALFEGTTHQFQPSTERVNELIDDALKKGCYYLVSRQENKLAGWVLVGPSADFFSKAEIGFIYELYVVTEYRGQGLAKPLMQKAINELSIKGYPEIRLSVHAGNFAQHVYRELGFVDKQISMSLQVVKRP
- a CDS encoding glycosyltransferase family 2 protein, yielding MNRPILTIVVPCYNEEEVFTETSFQLTTVVKELINERLVSSESTILFVDDGSKDSTWSLIEKESCSNLFVKGLKLARNVGHQNALLAGLEAAHKQSDCVISIDADLQDDINVIRTFVEKYWLGYEVVYGVRDSRETDTFFKRTTAVGFYRFMNKLGIQLVQNHADFRLMSKRALGELMKYKEGNVFLRGLVPLVGFRSTEVTYDRKERTAGESKYPLKKMLAFAFDGITSFSVAPIRLLTLLGGASFLFSIAFGIYALIQKYLDHTQIGWTSLILSIWLVGGLQLMGVGLVGEYIGKIFNEVKQRPKYAIERDLYTKHSLDKQKDLLMH
- a CDS encoding DUF6044 family protein, encoding MKKETAMNKEKTLLIIAFLLLLAYVSPMFLLGENSHIRVHDNLDSNITWYKVLHRSGELFGSSHAVLPQIINGLPRNTFGTEFSGIQWLYGLFPTMLAYSLSQTITRVFALIGMYLLLKKHFLKSEDAYAIRVLVSLAFALTPFWPSGMLSTLGQPLALWAFLTIRNREGTWKEWLTLLLLPFYASFVLGFFFFLAAMGLLWLRDAVKKRAWNIPFLSSIAAMTAVFLLIEYRLVDSLLFPEAPTSRNEFLSSTLSFGHSIRLALKNYTLGHTHVMTLHTFVILPLSFIVLWIVARNQKGKLEKTFLQLFILNLLLSIWYAFWFYKGWEPLKEKFQLLNTFNFARFHFLRPLIIYLMFAVGGYVLWKRGKTWKKFVWVCLVLQLLVLFIANPELYYRYNHEPSFKEFYAVHQFDEISRYIGKPKSSYRVASIGLHPSIAQYNGFYTLDTYNNFYPLTYKHEFRKIIAKELDKNKKLESYYDHWGNRCYVFVSQLGKKYDYRKDSTKKIRHLQLNISQFKKMGGRYIFSAVPIENAEGDGLHFLKAFNDKQSAWKVYVYEAK
- a CDS encoding GtrA family protein, whose product is MKGSFLRFLVVGLVNTAVGLSIMYVLLHIFHHYWAATFIGNAAGAVVSYVLNRIFTFKSGVHLSKSILRFILVIGVCYGLSYYIGLQFSSWLLHQLPAAVRPFKKDVGILIGTGLYTLLNYTGQKYFVFNANKEAVVIHD